A single region of the Acidithiobacillus acidisediminis genome encodes:
- the trmL gene encoding tRNA (uridine(34)/cytosine(34)/5-carboxymethylaminomethyluridine(34)-2'-O)-methyltransferase TrmL: MTEPILELVLYQPEIPPNTGNVIRLCANTGTRLHLVEPLGFAWDDRRLRRAGLDYHEFAEVRRHANWEHCVAALPDRRIFAFTTKGAPGSFANARFLPGDVLLFGPETCGLPDSLLATFPSDRLLRLPMRAGQRSLNLSNSCAIAVFEAWRQCGYPGGV; encoded by the coding sequence ATGACGGAGCCGATTCTGGAATTGGTGTTGTACCAGCCCGAGATTCCCCCTAATACCGGCAACGTCATCCGCCTCTGCGCCAACACCGGCACCCGCTTGCACCTAGTCGAGCCCCTCGGCTTTGCCTGGGATGACCGCCGTTTGCGCCGTGCCGGGCTGGATTACCACGAATTTGCCGAGGTACGGCGGCATGCCAACTGGGAACATTGTGTCGCCGCATTGCCTGATCGCCGAATCTTCGCCTTCACCACCAAGGGCGCTCCAGGAAGCTTTGCCAACGCCCGCTTTCTGCCGGGCGACGTCCTGCTCTTTGGCCCCGAGACGTGCGGCCTACCAGACAGCCTGCTCGCCACCTTCCCGAGCGATCGACTGCTCCGGCTGCCCATGCGCGCCGGCCAGCGTAGCCTGAATCTGTCGAACTCCTGTGCCATTGCCGTCTTTGAGGCATGGCGACAATGCGGTTATCCCGGCGGGGTGTAG
- a CDS encoding MFS transporter: protein MTNATNVADSDISDALNTARFSPFHLKAIWASSMGFFTSAYDLFIIGTALVLIKEQWHLSPDEVGLVGAISLIATFVGAYVFGILADKLGRKKIYGLEALLMTIGALLSAVSPSVTVLIIARIILGLGIGGDYPMSAVLMSEYANAKSRGRMVSLVFSAQAIGLVVGPIVALTLLAAGMNHDLAWRLMLGLGALPAMAVIYIRRTLPESPRWLARVKGDGDAAARELASFSLGTAVARKPEAKVIKQPLRKYLLTLLGTAGSWFVFDYAYYGNTISTPMIMHRLAPHADVIQSTALSLIVFAVAAVPGYFLAAFTIDRIGHKTLQMLGFFMMGLMFLLIGAFPVVSASIGVFMVIYGLSYFFAEYGPNTTTFVIAGEVFPVNLRTTGHGLSAGTAKVGAFIGAFIFPVLLHDFGLHGTLMITFFFALAGLLLTIFFIPEPSGKTLEEVSGEDNVVQHPSKHTPAHA from the coding sequence ATGACAAACGCTACCAACGTCGCCGATAGCGATATCTCCGACGCCCTCAATACCGCAAGATTCAGCCCCTTTCACTTGAAGGCCATCTGGGCCTCCTCCATGGGCTTTTTTACCTCCGCCTATGACCTCTTCATCATTGGCACCGCGTTGGTGCTGATCAAGGAGCAATGGCACCTCAGCCCCGACGAGGTCGGGCTGGTGGGCGCCATCTCTCTGATTGCCACCTTCGTCGGCGCCTATGTATTCGGAATCCTCGCCGACAAGCTGGGCCGCAAAAAGATTTACGGCCTCGAAGCCCTGCTCATGACCATCGGTGCCCTGCTATCTGCCGTGTCGCCCAGCGTGACGGTGTTGATCATCGCCCGCATCATCCTCGGCCTGGGGATTGGTGGCGACTATCCCATGTCTGCCGTGTTGATGTCCGAGTATGCCAATGCCAAATCCCGGGGACGCATGGTCTCGCTGGTCTTTTCCGCCCAGGCGATTGGCTTGGTGGTTGGACCGATCGTGGCCCTGACCCTGCTGGCTGCGGGCATGAACCACGATCTCGCCTGGCGCCTGATGCTGGGCTTGGGTGCCCTGCCGGCCATGGCGGTGATCTATATTCGCCGCACCCTGCCGGAATCGCCCCGCTGGTTGGCGCGGGTGAAAGGCGACGGCGACGCCGCTGCGCGGGAGCTGGCCTCTTTCAGTCTTGGCACCGCCGTGGCGCGGAAGCCCGAGGCCAAGGTCATCAAGCAACCTTTGCGCAAATATCTACTGACGCTACTTGGCACCGCCGGCAGCTGGTTCGTTTTCGATTACGCATATTACGGCAATACCATCTCGACGCCGATGATCATGCATCGTCTGGCGCCCCATGCAGACGTGATTCAGAGCACGGCCTTGAGCTTGATCGTTTTTGCCGTGGCGGCGGTACCAGGATACTTTCTGGCCGCCTTCACCATCGACCGCATTGGCCACAAGACCCTACAGATGCTGGGCTTTTTCATGATGGGTCTGATGTTTTTGCTGATCGGTGCCTTCCCGGTGGTGTCCGCCTCCATCGGTGTCTTCATGGTGATCTATGGCCTCTCCTACTTCTTCGCGGAATATGGCCCCAACACCACCACCTTCGTCATTGCGGGCGAAGTCTTCCCGGTGAACCTACGCACTACCGGTCACGGTCTCTCGGCGGGAACAGCCAAGGTCGGGGCCTTCATCGGCGCCTTCATTTTCCCGGTCTTACTGCATGACTTCGGTCTGCATGGTACCTTGATGATCACTTTCTTCTTTGCGTTAGCGGGATTGCTCCTGACCATCTTCTTCATCCCCGAACCCAGCGGCAAGACTCTGGAAGAAGTCAGCGGCGAAGACAATGTCGTACAGCACCCCAGCAAGCACACTCCGGCGCATGCCTGA
- a CDS encoding ComF family protein — translation MQAAMQWWRPTLWRRGGEASVSWLLPENCRFCSAPGAAICSDCQRELPRLPSDRCSWCALPVDDGGDCPVCSIETPSYDYTFCPFVYTSPLAEAISAWKFHAGLDWTRPLANAWIQAWAREAPLRPEALVPVPAHPARLRERGYNQAALLARQWGRHYHVPVRDVLRRVRNTPHQVGGSREQRRANLRAAFALRARLPQHVALVDDVLTTGSTAEALAQLLKAEGVARVDLWMLARAL, via the coding sequence ATGCAGGCAGCGATGCAGTGGTGGCGACCCACGCTCTGGCGCCGGGGAGGCGAAGCCAGCGTATCCTGGCTACTGCCGGAAAATTGCCGCTTCTGTTCCGCACCTGGCGCGGCGATCTGCAGTGACTGTCAGCGGGAGTTGCCGCGTCTTCCCAGTGATCGTTGCAGTTGGTGCGCCTTGCCAGTAGATGATGGCGGAGATTGCCCGGTCTGCAGCATCGAAACGCCAAGTTACGACTATACCTTTTGCCCTTTCGTCTATACCTCGCCATTGGCAGAAGCGATCAGTGCCTGGAAGTTTCACGCCGGACTGGATTGGACCCGACCGTTGGCCAACGCCTGGATCCAGGCCTGGGCGCGGGAAGCCCCGCTGCGTCCCGAAGCATTGGTCCCGGTGCCGGCACACCCTGCCCGCCTGCGCGAACGCGGCTACAATCAGGCCGCACTGCTGGCACGCCAGTGGGGTCGGCACTACCACGTACCGGTGCGGGACGTGCTGCGCCGGGTACGCAATACCCCGCATCAGGTCGGCGGCAGTCGCGAACAACGCCGCGCCAATTTGCGCGCCGCCTTTGCGCTGCGGGCAAGATTGCCGCAGCACGTCGCCCTGGTAGACGACGTCCTGACCACCGGCAGCACCGCCGAGGCCCTGGCGCAACTGCTCAAAGCCGAAGGAGTCGCGCGGGTGGACCTCTGGATGTTGGCACGCGCCCTATGA
- a CDS encoding aminotransferase class I/II-fold pyridoxal phosphate-dependent enzyme has product MLSSLQADWEDGLAARRNAGLLRQTEVLQPLPETRPYFRDAQGVRLLSFASNDYLGLTRHPALREAARESLEGSEYGVSAAPLLGGVRPTHEALAASLAAWLGVEAVLLFGSGYLANLGVLSALVAVQDHLFLDRLAHASLIDGARLSGARLQRFRHNDLDHLETLLQRPRKGRAWIVTEGVFSMDGDLAPLPELLALAARYDAAVLLDEAHAFGVLGKEGCGSLDHWGLAAEQVTLRIGTLGKAFGSYGAFVAGPTLLIRWLQQAARSYLFHTALPANVAAASLAALELLRGGDARRQHLGDLRDALQLGLQGRSYLPSTTPIQGLILGSNEKALQAAAQLRASGIYCPAVRPPTVPVGQARLRISLSAAHAAEDIASLLDALEPR; this is encoded by the coding sequence ATGCTGAGTTCCTTACAAGCAGACTGGGAAGATGGACTGGCCGCGCGCCGTAACGCCGGTCTCCTGCGGCAAACGGAGGTCTTGCAACCCCTGCCGGAGACGCGTCCGTATTTCCGTGACGCACAGGGCGTGCGGCTACTTTCTTTCGCCAGCAATGATTATTTGGGCTTGACCCGGCATCCGGCGTTGCGCGAGGCGGCGCGGGAGAGCCTGGAGGGCAGCGAATATGGGGTCAGCGCGGCGCCTTTGCTGGGTGGCGTGCGCCCCACGCATGAGGCGCTGGCGGCGAGTCTTGCCGCTTGGTTGGGGGTGGAGGCGGTATTGCTCTTTGGCTCCGGCTATCTCGCTAACCTCGGCGTCTTGAGTGCCCTGGTTGCGGTGCAGGATCACCTCTTTCTCGACCGTCTCGCCCACGCCTCCCTGATCGATGGGGCGCGCCTGAGCGGCGCCCGGTTGCAGCGCTTTCGTCACAACGATCTTGATCATCTGGAGACACTCTTGCAGCGCCCACGCAAGGGACGAGCCTGGATTGTCACCGAGGGTGTCTTTTCCATGGATGGTGATCTTGCGCCACTGCCGGAACTGCTTGCCCTGGCTGCCCGCTATGATGCCGCTGTTCTGCTCGATGAAGCACACGCCTTTGGGGTGCTCGGAAAGGAGGGGTGCGGCAGTCTCGACCATTGGGGGCTTGCGGCAGAGCAAGTGACATTGCGCATAGGTACCTTGGGCAAGGCGTTTGGCAGTTATGGCGCCTTTGTTGCCGGTCCCACACTCCTGATCCGTTGGCTGCAACAGGCGGCACGGAGCTATCTCTTTCACACCGCCTTGCCAGCAAACGTTGCTGCCGCGAGCCTTGCCGCCCTCGAATTGCTGCGGGGCGGGGATGCACGACGTCAACATTTGGGCGATCTCCGCGACGCCTTGCAGCTTGGGCTGCAGGGGCGATCCTATCTGCCGAGCACTACGCCCATCCAAGGCTTGATCCTGGGCAGCAATGAAAAGGCCCTGCAGGCGGCGGCGCAGCTACGTGCGTCAGGTATCTACTGCCCCGCCGTGCGGCCGCCCACCGTCCCCGTCGGACAGGCACGGTTGCGCATCAGCCTGAGTGCCGCGCATGCGGCAGAAGATATTGCGTCCCTGCTCGACGCCCTGGAGCCCCGATGA
- a CDS encoding alpha/beta fold hydrolase: MTLGQFQERPTLVLLHGWGMEKRVFTPWLPLLEPDFRVLAWDLPGHGARPCPSAGWQWESGLDDLSVALAALSTPPILLGWSLGGLLALALALRPSVPLAGLVLVASSPCFRQRPDWSAGVSPELLRNFAAELDQDAQGLRRRFFALQVLGDSAARAQLPKVDDWPLPASACLQAGLQFLQDIDLRASLHALAIPVLLLHGEGDRIVPPAAAEYLHQALPGSVLRVVPAGHAPFLGQPAACAEALREVFAHAAE; the protein is encoded by the coding sequence ATGACTCTGGGTCAGTTCCAGGAGCGCCCGACCCTCGTTTTGCTCCATGGTTGGGGTATGGAGAAGCGCGTTTTTACGCCCTGGTTGCCGTTGCTGGAACCGGATTTCCGCGTGCTGGCCTGGGATCTCCCTGGGCACGGAGCGCGCCCTTGCCCATCGGCGGGATGGCAGTGGGAGTCTGGTCTTGATGATTTGTCCGTAGCCCTTGCGGCCCTGTCCACGCCACCCATCCTCCTCGGCTGGTCCTTGGGCGGTCTGCTCGCCCTGGCCTTGGCCCTGCGGCCCTCCGTCCCCCTGGCAGGCTTGGTTCTCGTCGCCAGTTCACCCTGTTTTCGCCAACGCCCGGACTGGTCTGCCGGCGTTTCCCCGGAACTGCTGCGGAATTTTGCGGCGGAGCTGGACCAAGACGCACAGGGCCTGCGCCGACGGTTTTTCGCCTTGCAGGTTCTCGGGGATAGCGCGGCGCGTGCGCAGTTGCCCAAGGTAGACGATTGGCCTTTACCTGCCAGCGCCTGCCTGCAGGCTGGCCTGCAGTTTTTGCAGGACATCGATCTCCGCGCCTCCCTGCATGCCTTGGCCATTCCGGTTTTGCTCCTGCACGGCGAGGGTGATCGGATTGTACCGCCGGCAGCGGCAGAATATCTGCACCAGGCGCTCCCTGGGAGTGTGCTGCGTGTTGTCCCGGCTGGTCATGCGCCCTTTTTGGGTCAGCCCGCGGCCTGTGCCGAGGCCCTGCGCGAGGTCTTTGCTCATGCCGCTGAATAA